One Terriglobia bacterium DNA segment encodes these proteins:
- a CDS encoding PIN domain-containing protein, with product RTQATTNGQAVEGVLMKFMMDTNICIHLIKHRPQNLLNRFERTPVDHAGISSVTLAELEYGAAKSSRRQTNREALRQFTSPLTIVAFDQPASAAYGRIRAFLENKGQTIGSLDMLIAAHALSLNVILITNNQAEFKRVPGLKTQNWL from the coding sequence GACGAACGCAAGCAACCACCAATGGACAAGCGGTCGAAGGCGTTCTGATGAAGTTCATGATGGATACAAACATTTGTATCCATCTGATCAAACATCGTCCCCAAAATCTACTTAACAGGTTTGAGCGCACTCCAGTTGATCATGCAGGAATCTCATCCGTAACACTCGCAGAACTGGAGTATGGCGCCGCAAAAAGCAGCCGCCGGCAGACGAATCGTGAGGCACTGCGGCAGTTTACCTCCCCACTCACCATTGTTGCTTTCGATCAACCAGCCTCAGCTGCGTACGGCAGAATTCGAGCTTTTCTGGAAAACAAGGGCCAAACCATCGGCTCGTTGGACATGTTGATCGCTGCACATGCTTTAAGCCTGAACGTGATACTCATTACTAATAATCAAGCCGAGTTCAAACGAGTGCCGGGGCTCAAAACACAGAACTGGCTCTGA
- a CDS encoding SDR family oxidoreductase codes for MRSIENQVAVVTGAGRGIGRAIAIELARRGAKVILASRSRAELEETGRVVGPGASVIPTDVRKREELQRLFEQAAASVGPTDILVNAAGLGIFGPVVDFKDEDFETLIETNLRGIFLSCRFVLPSMIERKRGHIVNIASIAGKVGSANRAVYCASKFGVVGFTESLAEEVRQSGIRVSVICPGSTDTRFSPGDVSGKARDRMLRPEDVAHAVAMIVTQEPNSFISEIIMRPTQKP; via the coding sequence GTGAGATCGATAGAGAACCAGGTTGCGGTCGTAACAGGTGCAGGCCGCGGCATCGGCCGCGCGATCGCTATAGAATTGGCCAGGCGCGGAGCGAAAGTGATTCTCGCGTCGCGAAGCCGGGCGGAGTTGGAAGAAACGGGCAGGGTCGTCGGACCCGGGGCGAGCGTGATTCCCACCGACGTTCGAAAAAGGGAAGAACTGCAACGCCTTTTCGAACAGGCTGCGGCATCTGTTGGCCCGACGGACATATTGGTGAACGCCGCGGGATTAGGAATCTTCGGCCCTGTAGTTGATTTCAAGGACGAAGATTTTGAAACTCTCATCGAAACGAATTTAAGAGGGATCTTTTTAAGCTGCCGTTTCGTACTTCCCTCCATGATCGAACGCAAGCGGGGCCACATTGTGAACATAGCCTCCATTGCCGGAAAAGTGGGTTCGGCGAATCGAGCGGTCTACTGCGCATCGAAGTTCGGAGTCGTGGGGTTCACGGAATCGCTGGCCGAAGAGGTGAGGCAATCCGGCATTCGCGTTTCGGTTATCTGCCCCGGCTCCACAGATACGCGCTTTTCACCCGGCGATGTATCCGGCAAGGCCAGAGATCGTATGCTTCGTCCCGAAGACGTCGCTCACGCTGTCGCAATGATCGTCACGCAGGAGCCCAACAGCTTCATCAGCGAAATCATCATGCGTCCGACGCAAAAACCATAA
- a CDS encoding ABC transporter ATP-binding protein, with protein MQEEEVLGKAYDSRLMRRLVGYLRPYKKYVAVALVLILLESGLEVTFPWLTKISIDRYITAGNMRGLAVIAAVYIVLLLVRFVCSTAETYVLQNTGQKIMYDMRMETFRHLHTLPVSFYDRNPVGRLITRVVTDVDVLNEMFSAGIVSIFGDIFTLLGILAAIMVLNWQLGLVTMSVVPLIFLTTAIFRIKARDSYRRVRIAIAKINAFLQEHITGMAVVQLYNREKRSFDKFDAINEEHLAANLDGILAYAWFYPAIELLSSIAIALIIWYGGGKVIQGLLTFGGLVAFTQYSNRFFQPIADMSEKYNILQSAMASSERLFKLIDTPATVLNPPDAIRPAHPAHGDIEFRNVWFAYNAEDWILRDVSFRVNRGESVAIVGHTGAGKTTTTSLLTRFYDIQKGEILLDGINIAKLDLEYLRRSFAVVLQDVFLFSGTLESNIRLGSPIPRARVEAAVEDVNLSPFLRMLPAGLDHPVNERGTTLSSGQRQLLAFARALAHDPQILVLDEATSSVDTETELQIRKAIDRLMENRTSIIIAHRLSTIQRCDKIIVMHKGRVREMGTHQELLAQRGIYYKLYQLQYKEQEVGVR; from the coding sequence ATGCAGGAAGAAGAAGTACTCGGTAAGGCATACGATTCCAGGCTGATGCGCCGCCTGGTGGGCTACCTCCGGCCATACAAAAAGTATGTCGCGGTTGCGCTGGTCCTGATTCTTCTGGAGTCGGGCCTGGAAGTCACCTTTCCGTGGCTGACAAAGATTTCCATCGACAGGTACATCACGGCAGGAAATATGCGCGGTCTGGCCGTGATCGCTGCCGTTTACATTGTGTTACTCCTGGTCCGCTTCGTCTGTTCCACGGCGGAGACCTACGTTCTTCAGAACACCGGCCAGAAGATCATGTACGACATGCGGATGGAGACCTTCCGGCATCTGCACACGCTGCCGGTGTCGTTCTACGACAGGAATCCGGTCGGGCGGCTGATCACCCGGGTCGTAACGGATGTCGACGTCCTCAACGAAATGTTTTCCGCCGGCATCGTCTCGATTTTCGGCGACATCTTCACGCTGTTGGGGATTCTTGCCGCGATCATGGTTCTCAACTGGCAGCTTGGCCTTGTCACCATGTCCGTCGTCCCCCTCATATTCCTGACAACTGCGATCTTCAGGATAAAGGCGCGCGATTCCTATCGGCGGGTGCGCATCGCGATCGCAAAGATCAACGCCTTCCTGCAGGAACACATTACGGGCATGGCTGTGGTGCAGCTTTACAACAGGGAGAAAAGAAGCTTCGATAAATTCGACGCCATCAATGAGGAGCATCTCGCGGCAAACCTGGACGGAATCCTGGCATACGCCTGGTTCTATCCGGCAATCGAACTTCTGAGCTCCATCGCCATCGCTCTGATCATCTGGTATGGCGGCGGCAAAGTCATACAAGGGTTGCTTACGTTTGGTGGGCTGGTCGCGTTTACACAATATTCAAACCGTTTCTTCCAGCCGATCGCGGATATGAGCGAGAAGTACAACATTCTGCAGTCGGCGATGGCGAGTTCCGAAAGGTTGTTCAAGCTGATCGATACGCCGGCTACGGTGTTGAATCCGCCAGATGCCATCCGGCCCGCGCATCCGGCTCACGGGGACATCGAATTTCGAAATGTCTGGTTTGCCTACAACGCTGAAGATTGGATTCTGCGCGATGTGTCCTTCCGCGTGAATCGCGGCGAGTCGGTCGCCATTGTCGGGCACACGGGCGCCGGCAAGACAACCACGACCAGTCTGCTGACGCGGTTCTACGATATTCAAAAAGGCGAAATCCTGCTGGATGGCATCAACATCGCGAAGCTGGATCTGGAATACCTGCGCCGCTCGTTTGCGGTGGTGCTTCAGGACGTCTTTTTGTTTTCCGGAACCCTGGAATCGAATATCCGGCTCGGTTCGCCGATACCACGGGCTCGCGTTGAAGCCGCGGTGGAGGATGTCAACCTCAGTCCATTCCTTCGGATGCTGCCGGCAGGACTGGATCATCCGGTGAACGAACGCGGCACGACGCTTTCCTCCGGCCAGCGCCAGCTCCTGGCATTTGCGCGCGCGCTGGCGCATGATCCGCAAATCCTTGTCCTCGACGAGGCGACATCGAGCGTCGACACTGAAACGGAGTTGCAGATCCGGAAAGCGATCGACCGCCTGATGGAAAACCGGACATCGATCATTATCGCGCATCGTCTTTCAACGATTCAGCGCTGTGACAAAATCATCGTCATGCACAAAGGCCGTGTGCGTGAAATGGGAACCCATCAGGAGTTGCTTGCCCAGCGGGGGATTTATTACAAACTCTATCAACTGCAGTACAAGGAACAGGAAGTAGGCGTAAGGTGA
- a CDS encoding ABC transporter ATP-binding protein, translated as MALFDSPKWRVLKGLRAYLRPHRRKLAAGFLCVFLTNLFLLAMPTVLGYAVDSLQYSVTREKLTYWAALVVALAVCEGVFRFFMRHLIIGVSRDVEYAMRNDIFRHLETLPMSFYQRNKTGDLMSRATNDLSNVRMLFGPGIMYTANTIVVAVVAILFMLRINWQLTLLALLPLPFVSLSVRYFGKKIHDLTEESQAKLADLSARVQESMAGIRVVKAFSQETHEIGEFEGINRSLVSKNQELIRFQSVFYPTMELMIGTAVVIVIWFGGRQVIQNAISLGDFVAFTMYLGRLSWPMIALGWVVNLLERGRASMERLNYILETIPDVRNESPVAAEFEVSGEIEFRNLSFSYDGTPTLRNISLRIPKGRTVAIVGATGSGKTSLVQLIPRLYNAPMNSLFIDGVPIERIPLSALRSAIGFIPQDTFLFGETIRENIAFGVESAADSQILHAARVSNIEADVESFPDKFETMVGERGITLSGGQKQRTAISRAVLRDPRILILDDALSSVDTYTEEQILRELKGVMQNRTSILISHRVSTVRDADEIVVLNEGQIVERGTHAELLTAEGYYAELYRRQLLEEELAVSD; from the coding sequence ATGGCGTTATTCGATTCTCCGAAGTGGCGTGTTTTGAAGGGCCTACGAGCTTATCTCAGGCCCCATCGGCGGAAGCTCGCCGCCGGCTTCCTTTGTGTCTTTCTGACCAACCTGTTCCTGCTGGCAATGCCAACGGTTCTGGGCTATGCCGTCGACAGCCTCCAGTACTCTGTCACACGCGAAAAGCTGACTTACTGGGCCGCTCTCGTCGTCGCTTTGGCGGTCTGCGAAGGGGTTTTCCGCTTCTTCATGCGGCATCTCATTATCGGCGTGTCCCGCGATGTGGAGTATGCGATGCGGAACGACATCTTCCGCCACCTGGAAACGCTGCCGATGTCGTTCTATCAGCGGAACAAAACGGGCGACCTGATGTCGCGCGCCACCAACGATCTGAGCAATGTCCGGATGCTGTTCGGACCGGGCATCATGTACACCGCCAACACGATCGTTGTCGCCGTTGTGGCGATCCTGTTCATGCTGCGGATCAACTGGCAGCTGACGTTGCTGGCGTTGCTTCCGTTGCCTTTCGTGTCGCTCAGCGTTCGCTACTTCGGAAAGAAGATTCACGATCTGACGGAGGAATCGCAGGCGAAACTTGCGGACTTGAGCGCGCGCGTCCAGGAGAGCATGGCAGGGATCCGCGTCGTCAAGGCATTCTCGCAGGAGACGCATGAGATCGGGGAATTCGAAGGGATAAACCGGTCCCTGGTTTCGAAAAATCAGGAACTCATCCGTTTTCAGAGTGTGTTCTATCCCACGATGGAACTGATGATCGGCACGGCGGTCGTTATCGTCATCTGGTTTGGCGGCCGTCAGGTCATCCAGAACGCGATTTCGCTCGGAGATTTCGTGGCGTTTACCATGTACCTCGGGAGGCTGAGCTGGCCGATGATTGCGCTCGGCTGGGTTGTCAATCTGCTGGAGCGCGGACGGGCGTCGATGGAACGCCTGAATTACATTCTGGAGACCATTCCCGATGTCCGGAACGAATCGCCTGTCGCAGCCGAATTTGAAGTTTCCGGTGAGATTGAGTTTCGCAACCTGAGTTTTTCTTACGATGGGACGCCGACCCTGCGAAATATCTCGCTGCGAATTCCAAAAGGCCGGACCGTGGCGATAGTCGGCGCTACCGGATCGGGAAAGACTTCATTGGTCCAACTTATACCGCGTCTGTACAACGCTCCCATGAATTCCTTGTTCATCGACGGCGTTCCGATTGAGCGTATTCCGCTTTCAGCGCTTCGCAGCGCGATCGGATTCATCCCGCAGGACACGTTCCTGTTTGGAGAAACAATCCGGGAGAACATCGCATTCGGAGTCGAGTCGGCTGCCGACTCGCAGATTCTCCACGCCGCCCGGGTTTCGAATATCGAAGCGGACGTGGAGAGTTTTCCCGATAAGTTCGAAACAATGGTTGGTGAAAGGGGCATCACTCTTTCGGGCGGGCAGAAGCAGCGAACTGCGATCTCCCGCGCGGTGCTCCGGGATCCCCGAATCCTGATATTAGATGATGCTCTGTCGAGTGTAGACACCTACACGGAGGAGCAGATCCTGCGGGAGCTGAAAGGTGTCATGCAGAATCGCACGTCGATCCTGATCAGCCATCGTGTGTCGACTGTGAGAGATGCCGATGAGATCGTTGTTCTCAATGAAGGACAGATCGTCGAACGCGGTACGCATGCCGAACTGCTGACCGCGGAAGGTTACTATGCGGAACTGTACCGGCGGCAATTGCTGGAAGAGGAACTGGCGGTCAGCGACTAA
- a CDS encoding phospholipase D-like domain-containing protein, whose protein sequence is MRHEKGKSGWLGWGRKLFWSWWLWVVAAVMVEAAQHGNAAAALAGVGFFFYLVAPREHVPHYGLDSKYPIDSDEFLASVTGATGVPLIPGNKVSILTDGDEFYPSMLEAIAGARKTITIETYIYWNSEIGRHFASALAERRHAGVTVKILLDAFGSSSIGRNILKTFKDSCCEVVWYNRMWLRTLANFNQRNHRKSLIVDGRIAFTGGAGIADQWTGNAQDPRHWHDIMIRVEGPGAMKLQTGFAQNWLETTGELINGEGFFPSLPDAGGIAVQMLLSSPKSGSSAIRTMYYLSIISARHTIYISNPYFVPDDSGVQILVEAKKRGVDVKIMVAGTHNDMRISRYASNHLYGKLLEAGIEIYEYNKTMLHQKTMVVDTSWITVGTTNFDTRSFALDEESNVCAYDRKMAEELEAIFRNDAQSCRRVAFQQWRHRGFKQRLFGAACVFLKEQI, encoded by the coding sequence ATGCGTCACGAAAAGGGCAAATCAGGCTGGCTTGGATGGGGACGCAAGCTGTTCTGGTCCTGGTGGTTATGGGTCGTGGCTGCAGTCATGGTCGAGGCGGCGCAGCACGGTAATGCCGCGGCGGCGCTGGCGGGTGTCGGCTTCTTCTTTTATCTCGTTGCTCCGCGCGAACACGTGCCGCACTACGGCCTGGATTCGAAATATCCCATTGATTCCGATGAATTCCTTGCCAGTGTTACGGGGGCCACGGGCGTTCCGCTGATTCCAGGCAACAAAGTCTCCATTCTGACGGACGGCGATGAATTCTATCCATCGATGCTGGAGGCCATCGCCGGCGCCCGGAAAACCATCACCATCGAAACGTACATCTATTGGAACAGCGAAATCGGACGGCATTTTGCATCGGCGCTCGCGGAAAGGCGGCACGCGGGCGTGACCGTGAAGATTCTGCTGGACGCGTTCGGTTCATCCAGCATCGGCAGGAACATTCTCAAGACATTCAAAGACAGCTGCTGCGAAGTGGTCTGGTACAACCGGATGTGGCTGCGCACACTCGCCAACTTCAATCAGCGCAATCACAGGAAATCTCTTATCGTCGACGGACGCATTGCGTTTACGGGCGGCGCCGGTATTGCCGATCAGTGGACCGGAAACGCGCAGGATCCCAGGCACTGGCACGACATCATGATCCGTGTCGAGGGCCCCGGCGCGATGAAACTTCAGACCGGGTTTGCGCAAAACTGGCTCGAAACGACAGGCGAACTGATCAACGGCGAAGGTTTCTTCCCGTCCCTGCCCGATGCGGGCGGCATCGCCGTTCAAATGCTGCTGAGCTCGCCGAAAAGCGGATCGTCCGCCATCCGGACCATGTATTACCTTTCCATTATTTCCGCCCGCCATACCATCTACATCTCGAATCCCTACTTTGTGCCCGACGATTCCGGCGTGCAGATCCTGGTCGAAGCGAAAAAGCGGGGCGTGGATGTGAAGATCATGGTTGCCGGCACACATAACGATATGCGCATCAGCCGGTACGCCAGCAACCATCTGTACGGGAAATTACTCGAAGCCGGCATCGAGATCTATGAATACAACAAAACGATGCTGCACCAGAAAACCATGGTGGTCGACACCTCCTGGATCACCGTCGGCACCACCAACTTCGATACACGTTCCTTCGCTCTCGATGAAGAAAGCAATGTCTGCGCCTACGATCGCAAAATGGCCGAAGAGCTGGAAGCTATTTTTCGAAACGACGCGCAATCCTGCCGCCGCGTCGCCTTTCAACAATGGCGCCATCGCGGATTCAAACAGCGGCTTTTCGGCGCTGCATGTGTCTTCCTGAAAGAACAGATCTGA